The following are encoded together in the Echinicola jeungdonensis genome:
- a CDS encoding peptide MFS transporter: protein MTDNLGFESHEKDLQKKAYPEEIQGPKLFGHPKGLMTLFFTEMWERFSFYGMRALLILFMASPVVDGGLGFGDKTSGAIYGLYTMGVYLLALPGGWFADRLLGLKKSVWYGGLIIALGHFTMGVPGIWGLINSSFEESAVVTRLDTTCFFLGLIFIVVGTGLLKPNISSIVGQLYPEGSAKRDAGFSIFYMGINIGGFLAPLACSTFAKIDWHLGFGLAGFGMVLGLIQYKLSGKYLEGKGELKKSKSPQEIRARKKLVNTSILVLAGVAFLLLLMFQGIIPVNAAAIAEASFTFIAIVAFLYFGFLIFFGGLNSDQKKKVGVVAILFVFSAIFWSGFEQAGSTLNLFAKRFTDRQVLGWEIPTGYFQSANSLFIIIFAPLFGAMWVWLARKQLEPSSPLKFAFGLLLLGMGFLVMYFAAKIAASGHLVAPTWLLITYLLHTFGELSLSPVGLSLTTKLAPKKFEGQMMGMWFLSIACGNLVAGIIAGKASGGSKTALEAMPGQYFLIVSTVVGASLVLFILSKPIRRLMGNVH, encoded by the coding sequence ATGACCGATAATTTAGGATTTGAAAGCCACGAAAAAGACTTGCAAAAAAAAGCCTATCCGGAAGAAATACAGGGGCCCAAATTATTTGGCCATCCCAAAGGTCTGATGACCCTGTTTTTTACTGAGATGTGGGAACGTTTCAGTTTTTATGGTATGCGGGCTTTATTGATATTATTTATGGCTTCCCCTGTGGTTGATGGAGGGCTTGGTTTTGGAGATAAAACTTCCGGGGCTATTTACGGGCTTTACACTATGGGGGTCTATTTGTTAGCCTTGCCGGGAGGTTGGTTTGCTGACAGGTTATTGGGGCTAAAAAAGTCCGTTTGGTATGGTGGGCTTATCATTGCCTTAGGGCATTTTACCATGGGGGTACCGGGAATTTGGGGATTAATAAACTCATCATTTGAAGAGTCCGCAGTAGTTACCCGCTTAGATACTACTTGTTTTTTCCTGGGACTGATATTTATTGTTGTGGGAACTGGCTTGCTTAAGCCCAATATTAGCTCAATAGTAGGGCAGTTATACCCTGAGGGAAGTGCCAAAAGAGATGCAGGTTTTTCTATTTTTTATATGGGAATCAATATTGGGGGATTTTTGGCGCCATTGGCCTGCAGTACCTTTGCTAAAATTGATTGGCACCTTGGATTTGGGCTTGCAGGATTTGGAATGGTGCTAGGGTTGATTCAATATAAATTAAGTGGTAAATATTTGGAGGGAAAAGGAGAGTTAAAAAAATCCAAATCACCTCAGGAAATTAGAGCTAGAAAAAAATTGGTCAACACCTCCATCTTGGTATTGGCAGGTGTTGCCTTTTTGTTATTACTGATGTTTCAAGGAATTATTCCAGTCAATGCTGCGGCCATTGCTGAAGCTTCTTTTACTTTTATTGCTATTGTTGCTTTTTTGTATTTTGGCTTTTTGATTTTTTTTGGAGGCCTAAATTCCGATCAAAAGAAAAAAGTTGGAGTGGTGGCAATTTTATTTGTTTTTTCTGCCATTTTTTGGTCTGGGTTTGAGCAAGCTGGTTCTACCTTGAACCTATTTGCAAAGCGTTTTACAGACCGGCAAGTCCTGGGCTGGGAAATTCCGACCGGATATTTTCAATCAGCCAATTCCCTGTTTATTATCATTTTTGCCCCTTTGTTTGGAGCCATGTGGGTTTGGTTAGCAAGGAAGCAATTGGAGCCCAGTTCTCCTTTAAAGTTTGCTTTTGGACTGTTGCTTTTGGGGATGGGGTTTTTGGTGATGTATTTTGCTGCTAAAATTGCAGCTTCAGGACATTTGGTAGCTCCAACCTGGCTGTTGATTACTTACCTGCTCCATACTTTTGGGGAATTGAGCTTAAGTCCGGTTGGATTAAGTTTAACCACCAAATTAGCACCTAAAAAGTTTGAGGGACAAATGATGGGCATGTGGTTTTTATCGATTGCCTGTGGAAACTTGGTTGCTGGGATAATTGCAGGAAAAGCCAGCGGGGGGAGCAAAACGGCCTTGGAAGCTATGCCCGGTCAATATTTCTTAATTGTAAGCACTGTAGTAGGGGCAAGCTTAGTCCTTTTTATTTTAAGTAAACCTATAAGAAGGCTTATGGGGAATGTACATTAA
- the pckA gene encoding phosphoenolpyruvate carboxykinase (ATP): MQDLMTKNSRGNPNALGVEKAKQFLTNLPPEALIEEAIRNNEGVLTDTGALMADTGQFTGRSPKDRFIVKDEITTDTIWWGEINKPISTEQYEGLYEKMLQFLEDKKVYVRDAIAGADPKYQLDLRIYNTHAWQNLFCYNMFLRPTTEQLKSFNPNFTIICAPEFKANPAVDGTRGENFTIINLNKNIILIGGSAYAGEIKKGIFSVLNYTLPLKENVLSMHCSANIGKDKDTAIFFGLSGTGKTTLSADSKRKLIGDDEHGWTEEDIFNFEGGCYAKVIDLTREKEPEIWDAIKFGAIVENTRFYPDTRRVDYTNKSVTENTRTAYPIHHIKNIAIPSTGEVPHNIFFLTADAFGVIPPISKLNKAQAMYHFISGYTAKVAGTEVGISEPQTTFSACFGAAFLPLHPTKYAELFGQKMETHHANVWLVNTGWTGGPYGKGSRIKLKYTRAMIHAALNGELDHVEYRPHEKFEIAVPQHCPQVPDKLLNPKNTWEDKKAYDQKADHLINSFLKNFEQYKAYANETILSGAPHT; encoded by the coding sequence ATGCAAGATTTAATGACCAAAAACTCAAGGGGCAACCCTAATGCTTTAGGGGTTGAAAAAGCAAAGCAATTTTTAACCAACCTCCCCCCAGAAGCCCTTATCGAAGAAGCAATTCGGAACAATGAAGGGGTGCTAACTGATACTGGAGCTCTGATGGCCGACACGGGCCAATTTACTGGAAGGTCCCCCAAGGACCGGTTTATTGTTAAGGATGAAATCACCACTGATACCATTTGGTGGGGAGAAATCAACAAACCCATCTCAACAGAGCAATACGAAGGACTTTACGAAAAAATGCTTCAATTTTTAGAGGATAAAAAGGTCTATGTCCGAGATGCCATAGCGGGAGCAGATCCAAAATACCAATTAGATTTAAGGATCTACAACACCCATGCATGGCAAAACTTATTTTGCTATAATATGTTCCTCCGGCCTACAACAGAACAGTTAAAATCTTTCAACCCAAATTTCACCATCATCTGTGCTCCTGAATTTAAAGCAAACCCCGCTGTTGATGGAACCAGAGGAGAAAATTTTACTATAATCAACCTCAATAAAAACATTATTTTAATAGGGGGAAGTGCTTATGCCGGAGAAATCAAAAAAGGTATTTTTTCGGTATTGAATTACACCTTACCCCTGAAGGAAAATGTCCTTTCCATGCACTGTTCTGCCAACATTGGCAAGGACAAAGACACTGCCATCTTTTTCGGCCTTTCTGGAACTGGAAAAACCACCCTTTCTGCAGATTCAAAAAGAAAACTAATCGGGGATGATGAACATGGCTGGACCGAGGAAGATATATTTAATTTTGAAGGAGGCTGTTATGCCAAGGTAATTGATCTAACAAGAGAAAAAGAACCCGAAATTTGGGATGCCATAAAATTTGGAGCAATAGTGGAAAATACCAGGTTTTACCCTGACACCAGAAGGGTAGATTATACCAATAAGTCAGTTACTGAAAACACCAGGACCGCCTACCCTATCCATCACATTAAAAACATTGCAATCCCTTCCACCGGAGAAGTTCCACACAATATTTTCTTCCTAACAGCAGATGCTTTTGGAGTGATTCCACCTATTTCCAAATTAAACAAAGCTCAGGCCATGTACCATTTTATTTCTGGTTACACCGCCAAGGTAGCAGGAACTGAAGTGGGAATCTCAGAACCACAAACTACCTTTTCTGCTTGTTTTGGGGCAGCATTTTTACCGCTGCACCCTACTAAATATGCAGAATTATTTGGGCAAAAAATGGAGACCCACCATGCCAATGTTTGGTTGGTCAATACGGGATGGACTGGAGGCCCCTATGGAAAGGGATCAAGGATAAAATTGAAATATACCCGTGCAATGATCCATGCGGCTTTAAATGGTGAACTGGACCATGTGGAATACCGCCCCCACGAAAAATTTGAAATTGCCGTTCCTCAGCATTGCCCCCAGGTGCCCGATAAACTACTAAATCCAAAAAATACCTGGGAAGACAAAAAAGCCTATGACCAGAAAGCAGACCATTTGATCAATTCATTTTTGAAAAACTTTGAACAATATAAAGCATATGCAAATGAGACCATCCTTTCAGGAGCCCCACATACATAA
- a CDS encoding peptidylprolyl isomerase: MKTAEIITEKGTMKVTFYEKDAPNTVDNFVSLSKKGFYDGLTFHRVIPNFVIQGGCPKGDGTGGPGYHIDCELGGDNQYHDRGVLSMAHAGRNTGGSQFFICHSRQNTQHLDRNHTCFGKVTEGLEVIDLIRPGDKIEKIIISED, encoded by the coding sequence ATGAAAACTGCTGAAATCATCACAGAAAAAGGTACCATGAAGGTGACTTTTTATGAAAAAGATGCACCTAATACCGTGGATAATTTTGTAAGCTTATCCAAAAAAGGATTTTACGACGGACTTACTTTTCACCGGGTTATCCCCAATTTTGTCATCCAGGGAGGATGCCCTAAAGGTGATGGAACTGGAGGCCCAGGGTACCATATTGATTGCGAACTAGGTGGTGACAACCAATACCACGACCGGGGTGTCCTTTCCATGGCCCATGCAGGGAGAAATACTGGAGGTTCCCAATTTTTCATTTGTCACAGCCGTCAAAACACCCAGCACTTGGACAGAAACCATACCTGCTTTGGAAAAGTCACCGAAGGTTTAGAAGTAATCGACCTAATCAGACCAGGTGATAAAATCGAGAAAATCATCATTAGTGAAGATTAA
- a CDS encoding NupC/NupG family nucleoside CNT transporter, producing MDFIRGVFGVIILLGFALLFSSARKKINWRLVGVGVALQVIFGLLITKVGFVARFFTAISRGFVKVLSFSQDGAEFLFGDLATDTYGMIFAFQVLPTIIFFSTLSAGLYYLGILQKLVYAIAWVMARTMRLTGAESLSAAGNIFLGQTEAPLLVRPFIASMSRSELMCLMTGGMATIAGGVLAAYVSFLGGDSPEEQSKFAAYLLGASIMNAPAAIVMSKIIVPESHPDKLNDDLVVNEEELGVNLIDALSKGAADGLKLALNVGGMLLAFIALIAALNYLLSGIIGDLTGLNQMVKETTQNQFDGFSLEYIFGQIFRGFAWVMGVEWKDTLQVGSLLGQKTVINEFIAYSGLSEMKAAGQLSPKSIIISTYALCGFSNFSSIAIQVGGIGSIAPNQQGNLSRLGLRALLAATLACMMTATIAGTLLE from the coding sequence ATGGATTTTATACGAGGTGTTTTTGGTGTAATCATCCTGTTAGGGTTTGCTTTACTTTTTTCTTCTGCCAGGAAGAAAATAAATTGGAGGCTGGTAGGGGTAGGGGTGGCTCTTCAAGTGATATTTGGTTTGTTGATTACTAAGGTGGGTTTTGTGGCGAGGTTTTTTACTGCAATCAGTCGAGGTTTTGTCAAAGTGCTGAGCTTTTCCCAAGATGGGGCGGAATTCCTTTTTGGGGATTTGGCTACGGATACTTATGGGATGATCTTTGCATTTCAGGTATTGCCTACCATTATCTTCTTTTCCACCCTTTCAGCAGGTTTGTATTACCTGGGAATATTGCAAAAATTGGTTTATGCCATTGCCTGGGTGATGGCAAGGACAATGAGGTTGACAGGTGCAGAAAGCCTTTCTGCTGCCGGTAATATCTTTTTGGGACAAACAGAAGCACCACTACTGGTTAGGCCTTTTATTGCTTCCATGTCCCGCTCTGAGTTGATGTGTTTGATGACCGGAGGAATGGCTACTATTGCCGGGGGCGTGTTGGCTGCCTATGTTTCGTTTTTGGGAGGTGATAGTCCCGAAGAGCAAAGTAAATTTGCAGCTTATTTGCTTGGGGCCAGCATAATGAATGCCCCTGCGGCTATTGTAATGTCCAAAATTATCGTTCCAGAAAGTCACCCTGATAAGTTGAATGATGATTTGGTGGTCAATGAGGAGGAGCTTGGGGTAAATTTGATTGATGCCCTTTCCAAAGGGGCTGCAGATGGTTTAAAATTAGCACTGAATGTTGGAGGAATGCTATTGGCTTTTATAGCGCTGATAGCAGCTCTGAATTATTTGCTATCTGGAATAATTGGGGATTTGACCGGCTTAAATCAAATGGTAAAAGAAACCACCCAAAACCAATTTGATGGATTCTCTCTAGAATATATTTTTGGCCAGATTTTTAGAGGATTTGCCTGGGTCATGGGGGTAGAATGGAAAGATACTCTTCAAGTTGGATCCCTTTTAGGGCAAAAAACGGTGATCAATGAATTTATTGCCTATTCTGGGCTTTCAGAAATGAAAGCAGCCGGTCAATTGTCGCCCAAATCCATCATTATCTCCACCTATGCCCTTTGTGGCTTTTCCAATTTTAGCTCTATAGCAATCCAAGTTGGGGGAATCGGAAGTATTGCTCCCAACCAACAGGGGAACCTTTCCAGGTTGGGATTAAGGGCATTATTAGCAGCAACCTTGGCTTGTATGATGACAGCCACTATTGCTGGGACCTTGTTGGAATAA
- a CDS encoding bifunctional nuclease family protein — protein sequence MENTVELEILGLSSNHSQSGSFTLVMGEMAGTRRLPIVIGMFEAQAIAIEIEKIVPNRPMTHDLFKSFAANFNFTIDHILISDMREGVFYAKIVCKEGDKTSEIDARPSDAIAIAVRFDAPIFCIQKVMSEAAIEFNEEEEKKSAEPSASSKSGKTASSGSKHESSLKDFSLEKLNQMLERAINSEDYERAARIRDEINRRN from the coding sequence GTGGAAAACACCGTAGAACTAGAAATACTAGGTTTATCATCCAACCATTCACAATCTGGGTCTTTTACCTTGGTAATGGGAGAAATGGCTGGCACAAGAAGGCTTCCTATAGTTATAGGGATGTTTGAAGCCCAAGCCATAGCCATTGAGATCGAAAAGATTGTACCCAATAGGCCCATGACTCATGATTTGTTTAAGTCCTTTGCGGCCAATTTTAATTTTACTATTGATCATATTTTAATTTCAGATATGCGGGAGGGGGTATTTTATGCAAAAATTGTCTGTAAGGAAGGAGATAAGACTTCTGAAATTGATGCCAGGCCTTCCGATGCAATTGCCATTGCTGTAAGGTTTGATGCCCCCATATTTTGCATTCAAAAGGTAATGTCCGAGGCAGCTATTGAGTTCAATGAAGAAGAAGAAAAGAAATCTGCGGAACCAAGTGCTTCCTCCAAGTCGGGCAAAACCGCTTCCTCCGGCAGTAAACATGAAAGCTCTTTAAAGGATTTTAGCCTTGAAAAGCTAAACCAAATGTTGGAGAGGGCAATCAATAGTGAGGATTATGAAAGGGCAGCAAGAATACGGGATGAAATAAACCGAAGAAACTAA
- a CDS encoding electron transfer flavoprotein subunit alpha/FixB family protein, with translation MSILVYIEHDEGAVKKTSLEAVSYGKALGEKEGKSVTAVALGKIDDAELTKVGSAGADKVLHVADEKLSAGVIQAHANAVAKAYEKEGANTLVLAKSSLGDAVAARLAVKLKAGLVSNVVDLPDTNSGYKVKRSIYTGKAFAITEVNTDNKILAVKKNAVSLRTDGPDAKVEKLEVELSESDFSAKITSTDKATDEISLPEADIIVSGGRGLKGAENWGIIEDLAKAMGAAMGCSKPVSDSGWRPHHEHVGQTGVKVAPSLYVAVGISGAIQHLAGVNASKYIVVINKDPEAPFFKSADYGIVGDAFEVLPKLTEAIKAIK, from the coding sequence ATGTCCATTTTAGTATATATAGAGCACGACGAGGGAGCAGTAAAGAAAACTTCATTGGAAGCCGTTTCCTATGGGAAAGCATTAGGTGAAAAGGAAGGGAAATCGGTGACAGCGGTTGCATTAGGTAAAATTGATGACGCTGAGTTAACCAAAGTAGGTTCCGCAGGAGCGGATAAGGTGTTGCATGTAGCCGATGAGAAGTTAAGTGCAGGGGTGATCCAAGCCCATGCAAATGCTGTGGCCAAAGCATATGAAAAAGAAGGTGCTAACACCTTGGTATTGGCAAAGTCTTCTTTGGGGGATGCTGTTGCAGCTAGGTTGGCTGTTAAATTAAAAGCTGGGCTGGTTTCCAATGTAGTGGATCTTCCCGACACAAACTCAGGTTATAAAGTAAAAAGAAGTATTTATACTGGAAAAGCTTTTGCCATAACAGAGGTAAATACCGATAATAAAATTTTGGCGGTAAAGAAAAATGCCGTAAGCTTAAGGACAGATGGTCCAGATGCCAAAGTTGAAAAATTGGAAGTTGAACTTTCCGAATCTGATTTTTCTGCAAAAATAACCTCAACTGATAAAGCTACAGATGAAATTTCACTTCCTGAGGCGGATATCATCGTTTCCGGTGGTAGGGGGTTAAAAGGAGCAGAAAACTGGGGCATCATAGAAGACTTGGCCAAAGCTATGGGGGCTGCTATGGGGTGCTCCAAGCCTGTTTCAGATAGTGGCTGGAGACCTCACCACGAGCACGTAGGCCAAACTGGGGTAAAAGTTGCGCCAAGCCTATATGTGGCTGTTGGAATTTCAGGGGCGATTCAGCATCTTGCAGGAGTCAATGCTTCTAAATATATTGTAGTTATCAATAAGGATCCGGAAGCACCCTTTTTCAAATCTGCTGATTATGGAATAGTGGGAGATGCTTTTGAGGTTTTACCCAAATTAACTGAAGCGATAAAAGCGATAAAGTAA
- a CDS encoding electron transfer flavoprotein subunit beta/FixA family protein → MKILVCITHVPDTTSKIQFTDNNTKFDKTGVQFVIGPYDDYALARGVELRDETGGSLTVLNVGEAETDPTLRKALAIGADDAIRVDAFPKDAFFVAQQIAHYAKEGNYDLILMGRESSDFNGGMVHGMVAEILDMPSISPVMKMDIEGDVAKLAREIEGGKEYLEVKLPFVAGCQEPIAEWKIPNMRGIMSARSKPLNVVEVVSEEASTDTIGYELPPAKGEVKLIDKDNVEELVNLLKNEAKVL, encoded by the coding sequence ATGAAAATTCTTGTTTGTATTACCCATGTACCGGATACAACATCTAAAATTCAATTTACCGATAACAATACAAAATTCGATAAAACAGGTGTTCAATTTGTCATTGGCCCCTATGATGACTATGCCTTGGCTAGAGGAGTTGAATTAAGAGATGAAACGGGCGGAAGTCTTACAGTTTTGAATGTAGGGGAAGCAGAGACTGATCCCACCTTAAGAAAAGCCTTAGCCATCGGTGCTGATGATGCCATTCGGGTGGATGCATTTCCTAAGGATGCTTTTTTTGTCGCTCAACAAATTGCCCATTACGCCAAAGAAGGAAATTATGATTTGATCCTGATGGGTAGAGAGTCCAGTGATTTTAACGGTGGTATGGTTCATGGTATGGTCGCTGAAATATTGGATATGCCATCCATTTCTCCGGTTATGAAAATGGATATTGAAGGGGATGTGGCGAAATTGGCCAGAGAAATAGAAGGAGGAAAAGAATATTTGGAAGTGAAATTACCGTTTGTTGCTGGATGTCAGGAGCCCATTGCAGAATGGAAAATTCCTAATATGCGGGGTATTATGTCTGCCAGATCAAAACCTTTAAATGTAGTAGAAGTGGTGTCTGAAGAAGCTTCAACCGATACCATAGGGTATGAACTGCCTCCAGCCAAGGGTGAAGTTAAGTTGATAGATAAGGATAATGTTGAAGAGTTGGTTAACCTTTTAAAAAATGAAGCCAAAGTGCTTTAA
- a CDS encoding tetratricopeptide repeat protein, producing MDRIKLLLQFIEEEPDNPFNLYAIALEYQNTDQEAARDYFEKLLENHADYLPTYFHAAALFAEFGKLEKAQQIYESGIDLAKQQNDQHTLRELQNAYQNFLFEYDID from the coding sequence ATGGACAGGATAAAGCTATTATTACAATTTATTGAGGAAGAACCTGACAACCCGTTTAACCTCTATGCCATCGCCCTGGAATACCAAAATACAGACCAAGAGGCTGCCCGGGATTATTTCGAAAAATTATTGGAAAATCATGCTGATTACCTGCCCACTTATTTTCATGCTGCAGCTTTATTTGCTGAATTTGGGAAACTGGAAAAAGCACAGCAGATTTATGAATCAGGTATTGACCTGGCCAAGCAACAAAATGACCAGCATACCCTAAGAGAGCTTCAAAATGCCTATCAAAATTTTTTATTTGAGTATGATATAGATTAA
- a CDS encoding zinc-binding dehydrogenase, with protein sequence MKGIVLNSKHPDKIEIKEVELPRLKPHEVKVKIKAAALNHRDEWCRRGLYPARIDGVVLGSDGTGVVEEIGELVEKDWLGKDVIINPAKHWGNSQKAQSEEFQILGMPEHGTFAEYVQVPADRLKEKPLHLKYEEAAALPLGGLTAYRAVFTQGKISEEDKVLVTGFGGGVAQFAAQYAIAAGAKVYVNSSKEEKIRKAISLGAHGGFNYKDKVWAADAISQIGGFDLIIDGTAGDTFDDLTKILNPGGRLIFYGATLGNPSSINARRVFWNQLTIQGSTMGSDHDFEEMVNFVQEKKVIPVVDSVRPYSNAIEAFEKMSEGAQMGKLVLTF encoded by the coding sequence ATGAAGGGTATTGTCCTTAACTCCAAACATCCCGATAAAATAGAAATTAAAGAAGTTGAATTGCCTAGGTTGAAGCCACATGAGGTAAAGGTGAAAATAAAGGCAGCTGCTCTTAATCATAGGGACGAATGGTGCAGACGGGGACTTTATCCGGCACGAATTGATGGGGTTGTTCTGGGTTCTGATGGGACGGGAGTGGTGGAAGAAATTGGAGAATTAGTTGAGAAGGATTGGTTGGGTAAAGATGTAATCATCAACCCCGCTAAACACTGGGGAAATAGTCAAAAAGCCCAATCTGAGGAATTTCAGATTTTGGGTATGCCAGAGCACGGAACCTTTGCAGAATATGTTCAGGTACCTGCTGACCGGTTGAAAGAAAAACCTTTGCATCTGAAATATGAGGAAGCTGCCGCATTGCCTTTGGGTGGTTTGACGGCATACAGGGCAGTATTTACCCAGGGGAAAATAAGTGAAGAAGACAAAGTTTTGGTTACAGGATTTGGGGGTGGCGTAGCCCAATTTGCAGCTCAATATGCCATAGCAGCAGGAGCCAAGGTTTATGTCAACAGCAGCAAAGAAGAAAAGATCCGGAAGGCAATTAGTTTAGGTGCTCATGGAGGATTTAATTATAAAGACAAAGTCTGGGCAGCAGATGCCATCAGCCAAATCGGAGGTTTTGATTTGATCATTGATGGAACTGCAGGGGATACCTTTGATGACCTGACCAAAATACTCAATCCAGGAGGAAGATTGATTTTTTATGGAGCGACTTTGGGGAACCCTTCCTCAATTAATGCCCGAAGAGTTTTTTGGAACCAATTGACCATCCAGGGTAGCACCATGGGGAGCGACCATGACTTTGAAGAAATGGTCAATTTTGTCCAGGAGAAAAAGGTTATTCCTGTAGTGGACTCTGTTAGGCCTTATTCAAATGCCATTGAAGCTTTTGAAAAAATGAGTGAGGGTGCTCAAATGGGCAAATTGGTGTTGACCTTTTAA